The genomic interval ATTACCTATCTGTTTTACGCGGAAAGAGGCAGTTCCTACGAGGGCGTGGTGCTCCGCCTGCACAATCGTAACGACTTTCCGGTGGCCTGTCGCTTTCAGGTGGTCTTCCGGGCTGACGACGGAAGCGAAGAGGTAGCCTGGGTGGCCGATACGCTGCGGGCCGGTGAGATGCGTACGGGCGGGCTTTCGGGGCTGTTCTGGATGCCGTTCCGCGATGGCCGCTCGGTGGCCGAACTGGGCCTCCGCAAAATCCGCATCGAGGCGCTTCAATAAAGCGAGACGCCTGCTGTGAAATCGCTGCATCGGGTTGCACCGCATTGCGGTGCGGTTGCTCCGGAACCTGAAAACTATGCAGGCGGGCCCCAGCCGCCGCCTCCGGGCGTTTCGATGCGGATGCGGTCGCCGGCTTCGGCCTGAAAACTGGTCTTTCCGGGCATCTGGCGCACCTCGCCCCGGTGAATCCACAGGTTGCGGCCGGGCTGGCCCGGCGCGCCGCCGGCCAGTCCGTAGGGCGGCCGTCGCCGCCGTTCGGTCAGCCAGGTAACCTGTGCCGGCGCCAGCAGCTCGATCTCCCGGATGAGCCCGTCGCCGCCCCGATGGCGGCCGGCGCCGCCCGACCCGTCCCGGATCGCATAGTGCGTTACGCGGAGCGGATAGGCGTACTCCAGCGCCTCGACGGGCGTGTTCAGCGTGTTCGTCATGTGCGTGTGCACGGCCGAGGTGCCATCGGCATCGGGCAGGGCCCCGGCGCCGCCAGCCAGCGTCTCGTAGTAGGCGTAGTAACGGCCGGTGCGCGGGTCGAGTCCGCCGATCGTCAGGTTATTCATAGTACCCTGAGAGGCGGCCGGAATGCGATCGGGGCAGACCTGCGCCAGCGCGCCCAGCAGCACATCGACGATCCGCTGGGAGGTCTCCACGTTGCCGCCGGCGACCGCCGCCGGTAGTCGAGCATCGACGAGCGTGCCGGGCCGGGTAACGATCTGCAGGGGGCGCAGGCAGCCCGCGTTGGCCGGCACGTCGTAGCCCAGCAAGGCCCGGAACACATAGTACACGGCCGAGACCGTGATGGCACGGACGGCGTTCAGGCTACCCGCGCACTGGGGATCGGTCTCGGAGAAGTCGATCGTGGCCGTGTCGCCCGCGATGGTCAGCTTGACCCGGATCCACAGGGGCGCTTCGCCGATCCCGTCGTCGTCGAGCGCATCTTCGAAGCGCCAGGTGCCGTCAGGCAGCGTCTGCAGCAGGGTGCGCATCAACCGCTCGGCATAATCCAGCAGGGCCGAAAAAGCCGCCTGGAGCGTATCGGGGCCGTAGGTGGCGGCCAGCTCCTGCAGGCGCCGGACGCCCCGCTCGTTGGCGGCCAGTTGCGCACGCAGGTCGCCGCGCCGCTCGTCGGGTGTGCGCACGTTGGCGAGCAGCAATTCCCACACGGCCCGGTTCGGGCGGCCGCGCTCCATGAGCTTAACGGGCGGGATGATGAGCCCTTCCTGAAAGATTTCGCGCGACAGCGGCATCGAGCCCGGTGCCATGCCGCCGATGTCGGCATGATGGGCGCGGCTGGCCACGAAACCGAGCAACTTCCCTTCGACGAACACCGGCGAAACGAGCGTCAGGTCCGGCAGGTGCGTGCCACCCCGGAACGGATCGTTGAGCAGCACGGCATCGCCCGGTTTCAGCTCGGGAAATGCTTCGCGACAGGCCTGCACCGACAGCGGCAACGCGCCCAGATGTACGGGAATGTGGGCGGCCTGGGCCACCAGTTCGCCATCGGACGTGAACAGCGCGCACGAATAGTCGCGGCGCTCCTTGATGTTCGGCGAAAAGCCGGTGCGGCGCAGCACGGCGCCCATTTCCTCGGCCACCGCGGCCAGCAGGTGGCGAAAAATTTCCAGCCGAACCGGGTCCATTTCAGGTATCGATCCAGACATGGCCGAAGCGGTCAACGTGGGCGGTGGTTTCCGGGGGCAGGTAAATGGTCGTATCGGGGCGTACGAGCACGGCGGGACCGAGCAGTCGGTTGCCGGCGCTCAGGCGGGTGGCGTCGAAGAAGGGGACGTCCGCCCGGCTCGTCTCGAGCACGACCGGGGTCCTGTCCAGCAGGGCTTCGGAGGGCGGAACGGGATCGCCCGCCTCGACCGTCGGGAGCGCGGGCGGCGCGATCGGTCCGGTAGCCCGCACGCGCAGG from Rhodothermus marinus carries:
- a CDS encoding hydantoinase B/oxoprolinase family protein codes for the protein MDPVRLEIFRHLLAAVAEEMGAVLRRTGFSPNIKERRDYSCALFTSDGELVAQAAHIPVHLGALPLSVQACREAFPELKPGDAVLLNDPFRGGTHLPDLTLVSPVFVEGKLLGFVASRAHHADIGGMAPGSMPLSREIFQEGLIIPPVKLMERGRPNRAVWELLLANVRTPDERRGDLRAQLAANERGVRRLQELAATYGPDTLQAAFSALLDYAERLMRTLLQTLPDGTWRFEDALDDDGIGEAPLWIRVKLTIAGDTATIDFSETDPQCAGSLNAVRAITVSAVYYVFRALLGYDVPANAGCLRPLQIVTRPGTLVDARLPAAVAGGNVETSQRIVDVLLGALAQVCPDRIPAASQGTMNNLTIGGLDPRTGRYYAYYETLAGGAGALPDADGTSAVHTHMTNTLNTPVEALEYAYPLRVTHYAIRDGSGGAGRHRGGDGLIREIELLAPAQVTWLTERRRRPPYGLAGGAPGQPGRNLWIHRGEVRQMPGKTSFQAEAGDRIRIETPGGGGWGPPA